A stretch of Vallitalea longa DNA encodes these proteins:
- a CDS encoding RNA ligase family protein, with protein sequence MELIRPMEPILSNEIIKDSEFIHQIKWDGIRGITYIKNNNHRVFTKNGNERTKFYPEINEINKLFKGKSGIIDGEIIVLDDNLRPTFNYILNRERVRTYDKIKHYANKYPIKYIVFDILYLDDSDLRNLPLKKRNEMLNEILNKNSTITITDSFDDGVLLYNLMEEKNYEGIVSKNINSKYIAGKKHDMWYKTKIFKKMLAVIGGIQYSGNTIKSLLLGIYSDEKFIYIGNASIGLKQSDLKLLQENLDFLSNEYSIFNNINKAKNVIWLKPILTCWVSFLEWTNKSSLRHPKIIGFSKMKPNEANGEEYTYNG encoded by the coding sequence ATGGAATTAATCAGACCTATGGAACCTATTTTGTCTAATGAAATAATAAAAGACTCAGAATTTATTCATCAAATTAAATGGGATGGAATAAGGGGAATTACTTATATAAAAAATAATAATCATAGAGTATTTACTAAGAATGGCAATGAAAGAACGAAATTCTATCCCGAAATTAATGAAATCAATAAGCTCTTTAAAGGCAAAAGTGGAATTATTGACGGAGAAATAATTGTTCTTGATGATAATTTACGTCCTACTTTTAATTATATACTAAATAGAGAAAGAGTAAGGACTTATGATAAAATAAAACATTATGCAAATAAATATCCGATTAAGTATATAGTTTTTGATATATTATATCTAGATGATTCTGATTTAAGAAATCTGCCATTAAAAAAGAGAAATGAAATGTTGAATGAGATTCTAAATAAGAATAGCACTATAACCATAACGGATTCATTTGATGATGGAGTACTTTTATATAATTTAATGGAAGAAAAGAATTATGAAGGTATAGTCTCTAAGAATATAAATAGTAAATATATTGCTGGTAAAAAGCATGATATGTGGTATAAAACGAAGATATTCAAAAAAATGTTAGCAGTTATAGGCGGAATTCAGTACAGCGGAAATACAATAAAATCTCTTTTATTAGGAATTTATAGTGATGAAAAATTTATATACATTGGAAATGCAAGTATAGGCTTAAAACAATCAGATCTAAAATTGCTTCAAGAAAATTTAGATTTTTTATCTAATGAATATAGTATTTTTAATAACATCAATAAAGCTAAAAATGTAATCTGGTTAAAGCCTATATTAACTTGTTGGGTTAGTTTTTTGGAATGGACTAATAAAAGTTCATTAAGACATCCTAAAATAATAGGATTCAGTAAAATGAAACCGAATGAAGCCAATGGAGAGGAGTACACCTATAATGGATAA
- a CDS encoding EAL domain-containing protein codes for MNINITDIIERESVEMLLQVILSPHEDFAVGIEALARGIDPITNVSINPNELFEQAKIYGLSVELDKLCIKKAIKEFTYIYNKNKSTLLFINIEDTFISYSINYNYLIECADQYNIPYENIAIDLSNFNPNSLKQVETFIDKYRKKGFYMSIDDIGQDYFNLDKLLLINPDIIKINTSLLQNLESELYRDNLLKFISVVAHEMGMVVVAKGIETDSQLTYFIESGAQFVQGYYIARPSKLSSIEIDKIINDFKNRDDITKYHNKNKVGSNRNTMTKIINFMDRIKGQIDGVKIGNEENSITKIFKEYSFVENCWILDMDGLQVSDALINKENFRTRNSSIFNISKRNMDFSEKEIYERLVNNILDVWITKPFHSLLTNNICIGVSKYIVDSNGVQYILCLNININRFNYNI; via the coding sequence ATGAACATTAATATTACAGATATCATCGAACGAGAAAGTGTAGAAATGTTATTACAAGTCATTCTATCACCTCATGAAGATTTTGCCGTAGGTATTGAAGCATTGGCTAGAGGAATAGATCCTATAACCAATGTCAGTATAAATCCAAATGAACTGTTTGAACAGGCCAAGATATATGGTCTCTCAGTAGAACTAGACAAACTATGTATAAAAAAAGCCATTAAAGAATTCACGTACATATATAATAAAAATAAAAGCACTCTATTATTTATTAATATAGAAGATACCTTTATTTCTTATTCAATCAACTACAATTATTTAATTGAATGTGCAGACCAATACAATATTCCTTATGAAAATATAGCAATAGATTTAAGTAACTTCAATCCTAACTCATTAAAACAAGTAGAAACATTTATAGATAAATACAGAAAAAAAGGATTTTATATGAGTATTGATGATATAGGACAAGATTACTTTAATTTAGATAAGCTACTATTAATTAATCCTGATATAATTAAGATCAATACTTCTCTACTTCAAAACCTAGAAAGTGAATTATATAGAGATAATTTGTTGAAATTCATATCAGTAGTGGCACATGAAATGGGAATGGTTGTAGTTGCAAAAGGAATAGAAACTGATAGTCAACTAACATATTTTATTGAATCAGGAGCACAATTCGTACAAGGTTATTATATTGCCAGACCAAGTAAATTATCATCAATAGAAATAGACAAGATAATAAATGATTTCAAGAATAGAGATGATATTACTAAATATCATAATAAAAATAAAGTAGGTAGCAATAGAAATACTATGACAAAGATAATCAATTTCATGGACAGAATCAAAGGACAAATAGATGGTGTTAAAATAGGAAATGAAGAAAACAGCATTACAAAAATATTTAAAGAATATTCATTTGTAGAGAACTGTTGGATTTTAGATATGGATGGATTACAAGTAAGTGATGCTTTAATTAACAAAGAAAATTTTAGGACAAGGAATTCTTCTATATTTAATATATCTAAAAGGAATATGGATTTTTCAGAAAAAGAGATCTATGAAAGATTAGTTAATAATATACTTGATGTATGGATTACAAAACCTTTTCACTCTTTATTGACTAATAATATTTGTATTGGGGTTTCTAAGTACATAGTTGATTCAAATGGAGTGCAGTATATATTATGTCTAAATATTAATATTAACAGGTTTAATTATAATATATAG
- a CDS encoding TraB/GumN family protein, with protein MKQIVKKLTILCMALVLCLSTLNLQVAYANEEPVNQPELPSTWALEDVQMLSIYDIIDLSMFADYKASVTTRELYTVGIRLYEKISGKTVINEDISIDDTLIKATYNVFNVSLQQSDLDFITTRKNVVDVLYGVIKKSAPTFEYDYDYTVDYEDITPTNNGDSIKYLVSNKLLNGVNDKRLELNDSCTKEQLFALTSRTYYYVIQKLDKAAKGVFWKVEGEKSTVYLLGSIHLADSTLYPMNDDILDAFDSSDALSVEVDMFDKEGLAYMQENMVYQDGTTIDQVLSEETYKLYVDKMESFGVTKEQYDVLKPWEAAFLIQNSEAAKSSIEAGLGVDVYLMSKALNNKPIIEIEGYKFQTDLLNSFDNEIQEAFLFSSLTSPANEADDNSDVEVVDNVAILTNMLTAWKSGDIEGLEKCIGFDENNVDEFNKKFLVERNEHMYENVLNYLNDEEGKTYFVVVGAGHMVTNSGIVKKLEDKGYEVEQIK; from the coding sequence ATGAAACAAATAGTTAAAAAATTAACTATCTTGTGTATGGCTCTTGTATTATGTTTATCAACACTCAATTTACAAGTAGCATATGCAAACGAAGAACCTGTCAACCAACCTGAACTACCAAGTACATGGGCTTTAGAGGATGTTCAAATGTTAAGCATCTATGATATTATTGATTTATCAATGTTTGCTGATTACAAAGCTTCTGTAACTACTAGAGAATTATATACTGTAGGTATCAGGCTTTATGAAAAAATTTCAGGCAAAACAGTTATTAATGAAGATATATCAATAGATGATACTCTCATTAAAGCTACATACAATGTTTTTAATGTTTCTTTACAACAAAGTGACTTAGATTTTATAACTACAAGGAAAAATGTTGTTGACGTTTTATATGGTGTAATTAAAAAATCAGCACCAACATTTGAATATGATTATGATTATACTGTAGATTACGAAGATATCACACCTACTAACAATGGGGATAGTATAAAATATCTAGTTTCTAATAAATTATTGAATGGTGTTAATGATAAAAGATTAGAACTTAATGATTCTTGTACTAAAGAACAACTTTTTGCTCTAACAAGTAGAACTTATTATTATGTCATTCAAAAGCTAGATAAAGCAGCTAAAGGTGTTTTCTGGAAAGTTGAAGGAGAAAAAAGTACAGTTTATCTTCTTGGTTCTATTCATTTAGCTGATTCCACCCTTTATCCAATGAATGATGATATATTAGATGCTTTTGATTCCTCAGATGCTCTTTCTGTTGAAGTTGATATGTTTGATAAAGAAGGACTAGCCTACATGCAAGAAAATATGGTTTATCAAGATGGTACTACAATTGATCAAGTCCTATCAGAAGAAACTTATAAATTGTATGTTGACAAAATGGAGAGTTTTGGTGTTACAAAAGAGCAATATGATGTACTCAAACCTTGGGAAGCTGCTTTTCTTATTCAAAATTCAGAAGCTGCTAAAAGTTCAATTGAAGCTGGATTAGGTGTTGATGTATACTTAATGTCAAAAGCATTAAATAATAAACCTATAATAGAAATTGAAGGTTATAAATTCCAAACAGATTTACTTAATTCATTTGATAACGAAATTCAAGAAGCATTTTTATTTAGTTCTTTAACTAGTCCTGCTAATGAAGCTGACGATAATAGTGACGTAGAAGTTGTTGATAATGTTGCTATTTTAACAAATATGTTAACAGCATGGAAATCAGGAGATATTGAAGGATTAGAAAAATGTATTGGATTTGATGAGAATAATGTTGATGAGTTTAATAAGAAATTTTTAGTTGAAAGAAATGAACATATGTATGAAAACGTATTGAATTATCTTAATGATGAAGAAGGTAAAACTTACTTCGTTGTAGTTGGTGCAGGTCATATGGTCACTAATAGTGGTATTGTTAAAAAATTGGAAGATAAAGGATATGAAGTAGAACAAATAAAATAA
- a CDS encoding TraB/GumN family protein: MKQIVKKITILCMALVLCLSTLNLQVAYANEEPINQPVNQPEQPSMWALEDVQMLSIYDIIDLSMFSDYNAFITNRELYTVGIRLYEKITGENVTDEDISIDDMALIKASYKVFNVFLQQSDLNLITTRKNVVDVLYGVIKKSAPTFEYNYDYIVDYEDITPSDNVDSVKYLVSNRLLNGVSDERLELNNSCTKEQLFALASRTYYYVIQKLDKAAKGLFWKVEGEKSTVYLLGSIHIADSSIYPMNDDILNAYDSSDALSVEVDIFGSAEGLAYMQEKMVYQDGTTIDQVLSKETYKLYVDKMESLGIKKEQYDVLKPWSAAFFIQNSEAAESSIQAGLGVDVFLMSKALNTKPIIEIEGYKFQTDLFNSFNDEIQEAFLLSSLISPENNTDSNSDVEVLDNVAVITNMLAAWKSGDIKGIEKYIVFDENNVDEFNKKFLVERNEHMYENVLNYLNDDEGKTYFVVVGAAHMITNSGIVKKLKDKGYEVEQIR; the protein is encoded by the coding sequence ATGAAACAAATAGTTAAAAAAATAACTATATTATGTATGGCTCTTGTTTTATGTTTATCAACACTAAATCTACAAGTGGCATATGCAAATGAAGAACCTATCAACCAACCTGTCAATCAACCTGAACAACCAAGTATGTGGGCCTTAGAGGATGTTCAAATGTTAAGTATCTATGATATTATTGATTTGTCAATGTTTTCTGATTACAATGCTTTTATAACTAATAGAGAATTATATACTGTAGGTATAAGACTTTATGAAAAGATAACAGGTGAAAATGTTACTGATGAAGATATATCAATAGATGATATGGCTCTCATTAAAGCTTCTTACAAAGTTTTCAATGTATTCTTGCAACAAAGCGATTTAAATCTTATAACTACAAGAAAAAATGTTGTTGATGTTTTATACGGTGTTATTAAAAAATCAGCACCAACATTTGAATATAATTATGATTATATTGTAGATTATGAAGATATCACTCCTTCTGACAATGTTGATAGTGTAAAATATCTTGTTTCTAATAGATTATTAAATGGAGTTAGTGACGAAAGATTAGAACTTAACAATTCTTGTACTAAAGAACAACTTTTTGCTCTAGCAAGTAGAACATATTATTATGTTATTCAGAAATTAGATAAAGCTGCAAAAGGTCTTTTTTGGAAAGTAGAAGGAGAAAAAAGTACAGTTTATTTACTTGGTTCTATTCATATAGCCGATTCCAGCATCTACCCAATGAATGATGATATATTAAATGCTTATGATTCTTCAGATGCTCTTTCTGTTGAAGTTGATATATTCGGCAGCGCAGAAGGATTAGCTTACATGCAGGAAAAGATGGTTTATCAAGATGGTACTACAATAGATCAGGTTCTATCAAAAGAAACTTATAAATTATATGTTGATAAGATGGAAAGTCTTGGTATTAAAAAAGAGCAATATGATGTATTAAAACCTTGGAGTGCAGCATTTTTTATTCAAAATTCAGAAGCTGCTGAAAGTTCAATCCAAGCTGGACTAGGTGTTGACGTATTTTTAATGTCAAAAGCATTAAATACTAAACCTATAATAGAAATTGAAGGTTATAAATTCCAAACTGATTTATTTAATTCTTTTAATGATGAAATTCAAGAAGCATTCTTACTCAGTTCTCTAATCAGTCCTGAAAATAATACTGACAGTAATAGTGACGTTGAAGTTCTTGATAATGTCGCTGTTATAACTAATATGTTAGCAGCTTGGAAATCCGGAGATATTAAAGGAATAGAAAAATACATTGTATTTGATGAGAATAATGTTGATGAATTTAATAAGAAATTTTTAGTTGAAAGAAATGAACATATGTATGAAAACGTATTAAATTATCTTAACGATGATGAAGGAAAAACTTACTTTGTTGTAGTTGGTGCTGCTCATATGATTACTAATAGTGGTATCGTTAAGAAATTGAAAGATAAAGGATATGAAGTTGAGCAAATAAGATAA
- a CDS encoding Ku protein produces MHTMWKGSISFGLVNIPIKMFAATENKDVRFRYIHKECNTPIKYKKICPTCNKEVAEEEIVKGFEYEPGHFVVINNEDLDSIKNGINAKSIEIIDFVNLSEIDPIYFNKTYYLAPQDVVGKAYKLLRKAMEETGKIAIATITIRNKQSLAALRVYENVLVMETIFYPDEVRPISQIPGLPEDENVEEKELNIANQLIDNLTAEFNPTKYKDDYREAMVELINKKIAGKEIKVTKEAPERNVIDLMEALQASLKESKTQKGKPSTKKKKTTTKKQTS; encoded by the coding sequence ATGCATACTATGTGGAAAGGTTCAATTAGTTTCGGTTTAGTTAACATACCTATAAAAATGTTTGCTGCTACCGAAAATAAGGATGTCAGATTTCGATATATTCATAAAGAATGTAATACACCGATTAAATATAAAAAGATATGTCCTACCTGTAATAAAGAAGTAGCAGAAGAAGAAATAGTTAAAGGATTTGAATATGAGCCTGGACATTTTGTCGTAATAAATAACGAAGATCTGGATTCTATAAAAAATGGAATAAATGCTAAATCAATAGAAATAATAGATTTTGTCAATCTGTCAGAAATTGACCCTATATATTTTAATAAGACTTATTATCTTGCACCCCAAGATGTTGTAGGAAAAGCATATAAATTACTAAGAAAAGCCATGGAAGAAACAGGGAAGATAGCTATAGCTACAATAACTATAAGAAATAAACAATCACTTGCAGCACTACGAGTGTATGAAAATGTTCTTGTTATGGAAACGATCTTCTATCCTGATGAAGTACGTCCAATAAGTCAAATTCCTGGATTGCCTGAAGATGAAAATGTAGAAGAAAAAGAACTTAATATAGCCAATCAGCTTATTGACAATCTAACAGCCGAATTCAATCCTACCAAATATAAAGACGATTATAGAGAAGCAATGGTTGAATTGATCAATAAGAAGATAGCAGGAAAAGAAATAAAAGTCACTAAGGAAGCTCCAGAAAGAAATGTCATAGATCTGATGGAAGCATTACAGGCAAGTCTAAAAGAATCAAAGACCCAAAAAGGCAAACCATCTACTAAGAAGAAGAAAACTACCACTAAAAAACAAACCAGCTAA
- a CDS encoding lactate utilization protein, whose protein sequence is MIILLPRKKYYENTANTLIKQFNKRNIEAHYFEDINSAKEKILDIIEDGSTVSWGGSMTLEEINLIDDLKQGDYNLLDRSTVKSRKEVKEIYDKAMSCDYFLMSSNAITLDGKLVNIDGTGNRIAALIYGPKNVIIVAGMNKVVLDEDTAFKRVRNEAAPINAVRLNRNTPCSHTGKCADCLSDDCICCQMLVTRKSLIPNRIKVILIGEELGY, encoded by the coding sequence ATGATAATTTTGTTACCTAGAAAAAAATACTACGAAAATACTGCCAATACCTTAATAAAACAATTCAACAAAAGAAATATTGAAGCGCATTATTTTGAAGATATAAATAGTGCTAAAGAGAAGATTCTCGACATAATTGAAGATGGTTCTACTGTTTCATGGGGTGGATCCATGACTTTAGAAGAAATTAATCTGATTGATGATTTAAAACAAGGCGATTATAATCTGTTAGACAGAAGTACTGTAAAAAGTCGCAAAGAAGTTAAAGAAATATATGATAAAGCAATGAGTTGTGATTATTTCTTAATGAGCTCTAATGCAATTACTCTAGATGGTAAATTAGTTAATATTGATGGTACTGGAAATAGAATCGCAGCTCTTATATATGGTCCGAAAAACGTAATTATAGTAGCAGGTATGAACAAAGTTGTTCTTGATGAAGATACTGCTTTTAAAAGAGTACGTAATGAAGCTGCACCAATTAATGCTGTAAGACTTAATCGAAACACTCCATGTTCTCACACAGGAAAATGTGCAGATTGTCTGAGCGATGATTGTATTTGTTGTCAAATGTTGGTAACAAGAAAATCATTAATTCCTAATAGAATAAAAGTTATTCTTATTGGTGAAGAATTAGGTTACTAA
- the leuA gene encoding 2-isopropylmalate synthase → MSYKNYKKFESVELVNRMWPSNTITKAPIWCSVDLRDGNQSLPIPMNVEKKTKMFYLLKEMGFKEIEVGFPSASKAEFDFTRKLIEENMLGDDMTIQVLTQAREGLIEKTFQAIEGCKKAIVHVYNSTSTLQRKVVFKKDKKAIIDIAVKGVKLIKEFAKKSNVEDIVLEYSPESFTGTELDFALEICEAVIKAWKPTEQNKIIINLPATVEMSMPNVYADQIEWFCKNISCRECVTVSVHTHNDRGTGVAATELAMLAGADRVEGTLFGNGERTGNLDMLTVAMNLYSQGIDPELKIDDINHIISVYEECTMLKVHERHPYAGELVYTAFSGSHQDAIKKGLDEYNKKDNEYWEVPYLPINPSDIGREYEAIIRINSQSGKGGIAYILENEYGYRLPKKMHPEVGKLIQNVTDKTGKELNPQEIYNIFEKEYFEQDTILSLNKFESIIEDKNTNNKDVKVTVTAEVTFKGKTKHIKGTGNGPIAAFVNGIRELDIEPFKLVEYEEHSMNGGADAHAVAYIGLINEDDKIKFGIGKDSNINLASIRALICAINRHMK, encoded by the coding sequence ATGAGTTATAAAAATTATAAGAAATTTGAATCTGTAGAATTAGTTAATCGTATGTGGCCATCAAATACCATTACTAAGGCTCCAATATGGTGTAGTGTTGATCTAAGAGATGGGAATCAATCACTTCCTATCCCCATGAATGTTGAGAAAAAGACTAAGATGTTTTACTTATTGAAAGAAATGGGTTTTAAAGAGATTGAAGTTGGTTTTCCTTCTGCATCAAAGGCAGAATTTGATTTCACTCGTAAGTTGATTGAAGAAAATATGTTAGGCGATGATATGACAATTCAAGTACTTACACAGGCTAGAGAAGGTCTTATAGAAAAAACGTTCCAAGCTATAGAAGGTTGTAAAAAAGCGATTGTTCATGTATATAATTCTACTTCTACACTACAAAGGAAAGTAGTATTCAAGAAAGATAAAAAAGCCATAATTGACATTGCTGTTAAAGGTGTTAAACTAATTAAAGAATTCGCTAAAAAAAGTAATGTAGAAGATATCGTTTTAGAATATTCGCCAGAAAGTTTTACTGGAACGGAGCTTGATTTCGCATTAGAAATATGTGAAGCTGTAATAAAGGCTTGGAAGCCAACAGAACAAAATAAGATAATAATCAATTTACCTGCTACAGTAGAAATGTCAATGCCTAATGTATATGCAGACCAAATTGAATGGTTTTGCAAAAACATTAGCTGTAGAGAGTGTGTAACTGTAAGCGTTCATACTCATAACGACAGAGGGACTGGAGTTGCCGCAACAGAGCTTGCAATGTTAGCTGGTGCTGATAGAGTAGAAGGTACATTATTTGGTAATGGAGAAAGAACTGGTAATTTGGATATGTTGACAGTTGCTATGAATCTATATTCACAAGGTATTGATCCAGAACTTAAGATTGATGATATTAATCATATCATTAGTGTTTATGAAGAGTGTACGATGCTAAAAGTTCATGAACGTCACCCTTATGCTGGTGAATTGGTTTATACTGCTTTTTCAGGTTCGCATCAAGATGCAATTAAAAAAGGATTGGATGAGTACAATAAAAAAGATAATGAATATTGGGAAGTTCCATATCTACCGATTAATCCTTCAGATATAGGAAGGGAATACGAAGCAATAATAAGAATCAATAGTCAATCTGGAAAAGGTGGTATCGCATATATCTTAGAAAATGAATACGGTTATAGATTACCTAAGAAAATGCATCCAGAAGTAGGAAAGTTGATTCAGAATGTGACTGATAAAACTGGAAAAGAACTAAATCCACAGGAAATATATAATATATTTGAAAAAGAGTATTTCGAGCAAGATACGATTTTGTCATTAAATAAATTTGAAAGTATAATTGAAGATAAAAATACAAATAACAAAGATGTCAAAGTTACTGTAACAGCAGAAGTAACTTTCAAGGGTAAAACAAAACATATAAAAGGTACAGGTAACGGTCCAATAGCAGCTTTTGTCAATGGAATAAGAGAATTGGATATTGAACCATTTAAGTTAGTAGAATATGAAGAACATAGTATGAACGGGGGAGCAGATGCACATGCTGTTGCTTATATAGGACTTATCAACGAAGATGACAAGATTAAATTTGGTATAGGAAAAGATTCTAACATCAATCTAGCTTCTATCAGAGCATTGATTTGTGCAATAAATAGACATATGAAGTAA
- the ligD gene encoding non-homologous end-joining DNA ligase — protein sequence MDKFIMIDNNKVKISNPDKLLWPELGISKVDYIKYLIYLSPYIIKHAKDRFLTTIRYPDGYNKKFFYQKKVPAYAPDFVDTVNWKDGSEYINLNKQVTLIWLGNLASLEFHTTFNRIQKPFSPTSLVFDLDPSQGQTFDQVIEVALLIYETLNKLNVNSYVKTSGATGLQIYIPIGEKYDYNLARKISKFFAEYFANKYPNLITIERLKEKRGNKLYFDYLQMWEGKSIINPYSPRATKFASISMPVKWEEVKKGIKPSDFTIMNAMDRIKKNGDLFEPLIDNKNAENVSSILQQIK from the coding sequence ATGGATAAATTTATAATGATTGATAATAACAAAGTTAAGATATCAAATCCAGATAAATTACTATGGCCAGAACTTGGTATATCAAAAGTAGATTATATCAAATATCTAATTTATTTATCACCATATATTATAAAACATGCAAAAGACAGATTCTTAACTACTATCAGATATCCAGATGGTTATAACAAAAAATTTTTCTATCAAAAAAAAGTTCCAGCTTATGCTCCTGATTTTGTCGATACTGTAAACTGGAAAGATGGAAGTGAATATATTAATCTAAATAAACAAGTTACACTTATATGGCTAGGAAACTTGGCATCCCTTGAATTTCATACTACATTCAATAGAATACAAAAACCTTTTTCACCTACCAGTCTAGTATTTGATCTTGACCCATCACAAGGACAAACATTCGATCAAGTAATTGAAGTAGCACTACTAATCTATGAAACTCTTAACAAACTTAATGTCAATAGCTATGTAAAAACTTCTGGAGCTACAGGATTGCAGATATATATTCCTATAGGAGAAAAATATGATTATAATTTAGCAAGAAAAATAAGTAAATTCTTCGCGGAATATTTTGCCAACAAATATCCTAATCTAATTACGATAGAAAGATTAAAAGAAAAAAGAGGCAATAAACTATATTTTGACTACCTACAAATGTGGGAAGGTAAAAGTATAATCAACCCGTATTCCCCAAGAGCTACTAAATTTGCTTCTATATCAATGCCCGTAAAATGGGAAGAAGTAAAAAAAGGAATAAAACCAAGTGATTTCACTATAATGAATGCAATGGACAGAATTAAAAAAAATGGTGATTTATTTGAACCTCTAATTGATAATAAGAATGCAGAAAACGTAAGTTCTATATTGCAACAAATAAAATAA
- the gltX gene encoding glutamate--tRNA ligase has translation MDKVKIRTRFAPSPTGRMHVGNLRTALYAFLIAKHEDGDFLLRIEDTDRERYVEGATQIIYNTLKNTGLIHDEGPDKDGGVGPYVQSERQAQGIYLKYAKQLIDKGEAYYCFCDKERLDDLRSKAEEAKETYRYDKHCLNLSKEEVEEKLAADVPYIIRQNNPTTGTTSFNDDIYGTITVDNSELDDMILIKSDGYPTYNFANVIDDHLMGITHVVRGNEYLSSSPKYNRLYDAFGWKVPTYVHCPLITNEEHQKLSKRSGHSSYEDLVEQGFLSEAIVNFVALLGWSPRSNEEIFNMDELIKEFDYRNINKSPAVFDMQKFKWMNGEYIKRMTDDEFHEIALPYMKQVITKDYIDLRKISPLIKSRVEILTEIPAHLDFFEELPDYSLDLYNHKRMKTNPENSLENLQKILPVLEKQEKFDVDSLHETVMDFVKELGIKNGQMLWPLRTVLSGKAMTPGGAFDLADIFGKEESIRRIKYGIEKLKKELNK, from the coding sequence ATGGATAAAGTTAAAATTAGAACTAGATTTGCACCTAGTCCAACAGGTAGAATGCATGTTGGTAACCTTAGAACAGCATTATATGCTTTTTTAATAGCTAAGCATGAAGATGGAGATTTTTTACTTCGTATAGAAGATACAGATAGAGAGAGATATGTGGAGGGTGCAACCCAAATTATCTATAATACACTAAAAAATACTGGACTAATACATGATGAAGGTCCTGATAAAGATGGAGGAGTAGGTCCTTACGTTCAAAGTGAGAGACAAGCACAAGGAATATATCTAAAATATGCTAAACAGCTTATAGATAAAGGTGAGGCTTACTATTGCTTCTGCGATAAAGAAAGATTAGATGATTTACGAAGCAAAGCGGAAGAAGCAAAAGAGACATATAGATATGACAAACATTGTCTAAATCTCTCAAAAGAAGAAGTAGAAGAAAAGCTTGCAGCTGATGTACCTTACATTATAAGGCAGAACAATCCCACTACAGGTACAACTTCCTTCAATGATGATATCTATGGAACTATTACTGTAGATAATTCTGAACTTGACGATATGATATTAATAAAATCAGATGGTTATCCAACATATAACTTCGCAAATGTAATAGATGACCATCTTATGGGTATAACTCATGTAGTAAGAGGAAATGAATATTTATCATCTTCTCCAAAATATAATAGATTATATGATGCATTTGGTTGGAAAGTACCTACATATGTGCATTGCCCACTTATAACTAATGAAGAACATCAAAAGTTAAGTAAGAGAAGTGGACATTCATCATATGAAGATCTTGTTGAACAAGGATTCCTTTCTGAAGCAATAGTTAATTTTGTTGCATTACTTGGTTGGAGTCCAAGGTCAAATGAAGAGATATTCAATATGGATGAACTCATAAAAGAATTTGACTATAGAAACATTAACAAATCTCCAGCTGTTTTTGATATGCAGAAATTTAAATGGATGAATGGAGAATACATTAAAAGAATGACTGATGATGAGTTTCATGAAATTGCTTTACCTTACATGAAACAAGTCATTACAAAAGATTATATAGACCTAAGAAAAATTAGTCCTTTAATTAAATCAAGAGTTGAAATTCTTACTGAAATACCAGCTCACCTTGATTTCTTTGAAGAGTTGCCAGATTACAGTCTGGATTTATATAATCACAAAAGAATGAAAACTAATCCAGAGAATTCATTAGAGAATCTTCAAAAGATTTTACCTGTATTAGAAAAACAAGAGAAATTTGATGTTGATAGTTTACATGAGACAGTTATGGATTTTGTAAAAGAGCTTGGTATCAAAAATGGACAAATGTTATGGCCATTAAGAACTGTTTTATCAGGAAAAGCCATGACACCTGGTGGAGCATTTGATTTGGCTGATATTTTTGGTAAGGAAGAATCAATCAGAAGAATTAAATATGGTATAGAAAAACTAAAAAAAGAATTAAATAAGTAA